Proteins from a genomic interval of Cucumis melo cultivar AY chromosome 7, USDA_Cmelo_AY_1.0, whole genome shotgun sequence:
- the LOC103501837 gene encoding probable LRR receptor-like serine/threonine-protein kinase At1g53440 isoform X1, with translation MVGTWDMDLSGWNFLRNVRVLVLGVLVLNCYLRFGSDAQPLPEQEVRALQAISTQLRNLNWNVNQNSCINGDGFSNRAILGTDIIREVNCTCTTTVCRVTSIRLKGLNLTGTLPAAFANLTQLQKIDLTRNLISGSIPKEFAQIPLVDLSMLGNRLNGQIPPEIGEIATLEHLVLEDNLLEGNLPESLGRLSRLQRLLLSVNNFNGTIPISYGNLRNLTDFRIDGNDVSGRLPEFIGNWTKLVRLDIQGTSMETPIPRGISDLKNLTQLRITDLKGLPTSFPNLTQLTSLEELVLRNCLIRDQIPEYIGLFSSLKTLDLSFNELSGPIPVTFQNLDRVTQFLFLTNNSLSGQVPSWILNSERSIDLSYNNFTGSPVSSCQQSDVNLVSSYSTTMNETVSWCLRKDLPCPRENRFHSLFINCGGQRMEVDGNEYEEDATPGGKSNFLSFSDRWGYSSTGVFLGDENANYRAISTNSSIPNIYQTARLAPLSLKYYGLCLRRGSYNVKLHFTEIMYTSDQTFSSLGERIFDISIQGKLVQKDFNIMEKAGGVGKTFILEESNILVNGSTLEIHLYWAGKGTTAIPDRGVYGPLISGITVTPNFDVEPGTISAGAIAGIVVGSFVFVVLVLAVLRWKGYLGGKETEDSELKALDLQTGYFSLRQIKTATNNFDQTYKIGEGGFGPVYKGVLSDGTPIAVKQLSAKSRQGNREFVTEIGMISALQHPNLVKLYGCCIEGNQLLLVYEYLENNSLARALFGAEEHRLHLDWPTRMKICLGIAKGLAYLHEESVLKIVHRDIKATNVLLDKNLNAKISDFGLARLDEEENTHISTRIAGTIGYMAPEYAMRGYLTDKADVYSFGVVALEIVSGKSNTNYRPKEEFVYLLDWAYVLQEQGNLLELVDPSLDSHYPKEEVMRMINIALLCTNPSPTLRPSMSSVVSMLEGKIAVQAPIIKRDAVDQEARFKAFERLSHDSITSISTSSQGIPMQKSMLLDGPWADSTTSTQNKDETQHYSSTRNLL, from the exons ATGGTTGGAACTTGGGACATGGATTTGTCTGGTTGGAATTTTTTGAGAAATGTTCGTGTTCTTGTTTTGGGAGTTCTTGTTTTGAACTGCTACTTGAGATTTGGATCCGATGCACAACCGTTGCCTGAACAAGAAG TGAGAGCTCTTCAAGCAATATCTACTCAACTAAGGAACTTAAACTGGAATGTTAACCAAAATTCTTGCATTAACGGTGATGGGTTTTCCAATAGAGCCATCCTTGGTACTGATATTATCAGAGAGGTTAATTGCACTTGCACCACCACTGTTTGCAGAGTCACTAGCAT CCGGCTAAAGGGTCTGAATCTAACTGGAACTCTGCCAGCAGCATTTGCAAATCTGACTCAGCTCCAAAAAAT AGATCTTACTCGCAACTTAATTTCTGGATCAATCCCTAAAGAGTTTGCTCAAATTCCTCTTGTTGATCT GTCTATGTTGGGAAATCGTCTCAATGGCCAAATTCCTCCAGAAATTGGTGAAATTGCTACACTTGAGCATTT GGTTTTGGAAGACAATCTCCTTGAAGGGAATCTTCCTGAGAGTCTCGGGCGACTGAGCCGCTTGCAAAGATT ACTTCTTTCTGTAAACAATTTCAATGGAACAATTCCAATATCTTATGGAAACTTGAGGAACTTGACTGATTT TCGGATAGATGGAAATGATGTATCAGGAAGGCTTCCTGAATTTATTGGCAATTGGACTAAACTTGTGAGACT GGATATACAAGGAACTTCAATGGAGACCCCTATTCCTAGAGGCATATCTGACTTGAAAAACTTAACCCAATT GAGGATAACTGATTTGAAGGGACTCCCAACAAGTTTTCCCAATTTGACTCAATTGACATCTTTAGAAGAACT GGTTCTAAGAAATTGCTTAATCCGGGATCAGATTCCTGAATACATTGGACTGTTTAGTAGTTTAAAAACTTT AGATCTAAGCTTCAATGAGTTGAGTGGTCCAATTCCAGTTACATTTCAGAATCTAGACAGAGTTACTCAGTTCTT GTTTTTGACCAACAACTCATTAAGTGGCCAAGTACCAAGCTGGATCTTGAATAGTGAAAGGAGCAT AGATTTATCTTACAACAATTTTACAGGGTCCCCTGTTTCAAGTTGTCAACAGTCTGATGT GAACTTGGTTTCAAGTTATTCAACTACAATGAATGAAAC TGTTTCTTGGTGCTTGAGGAAGGATCTCCCTTGCCCAAGAGAAAATCGAT TTCATTCCTTGTTCATAAATTGTGGAGGACAAAGGATGGAGGTTGATGGTAATGAATATGAAGAGGATGCAACTCCAGGTGGAAAATCcaatttcctttctttctctgATAGATGGGGTTATAGCAGTACTGGTGTTTTCTTGGGAGATGAGAATGCTAATTACAGAGCAATAAGTACCAACTCATCAATCCCGAACATCTACCAAACCGCTCGACTCGCACCTCTTTCGCTGAAGTACTATGGACTTTGCTTAAGAAGAGGAAGCTACAATGTGAAGCTTCACTTTACTGAAATAATGTATACATCTGATCAAACATTCAGCAGCTTGGGAGAGCGCATATTTGATATCTCTATTCAA GGAAAATTGGTTCAAAAAGATTTTAACATAATGGAGAAAGCTGGTGGTGTTGGGAAAACCTTTATTCTAGAAGAGTCTAATATTTTGGTAAATGGAAGTACTCTTGAGATTCATTTATATTGGGCTGGGAAAGGAACTACTGCTATTCCAGACAGAGGGGTGTATGGGCCTTTGATATCTGGCATTACAGTCACACCAA ACTTTGATGTGGAGCCTGGAACGATATCAGCTGGAGCTATTGCTGGGATTGTTGTTGGTAGTTTTGTGTTTGTTGTGTTGGTATTGGCTGTTCTTAGATGGAAAGGTTATTTGGGTGGAAAGGAGACTGAAGACAGTG AGTTGAAGGCCCTAGATTTACAGACAGGTTATTTCAGTTTGAGACAAATCAAAACAGCCACCAACAACTTCGACCAGACATATAAGATAGGCGAGGGAGGTTTTGGTCCTGTCTACAAG GGTGTACTTTCGGATGGTACTCCGATTGCAGTAAAGCAACTATCCGCTAAATCAAGACAGGGAAACCGTGAATTCGTCACTGAGATTGGCATGATATCTGCATTACAACATCCAAATCTTGTTAAGCTTTATGGTTGTTGTATAGAAGGAAACCAGTTATTGCTTGTTTATGAGTATCTAGAGAATAATAGTCTTGCTCGTGCACTTTTCG GCGCCGAGGAGCACCGACTGCACTTGGATTGGCCGACACGGATGAAGATATGCTTGGGAATTGCTAAGGGATTGGCTTACCTTCATGAAGAATCTGTCTTGAAAATTGTTCATAGAGATATTAAAGCTACCAATGTGTTACTTGATAAAAATTTGAATGCCAAGATTTCTGACTTTGGATTGGCTAGGCTTGATGAAGAGGAGAACACTCATATCAGCACAAGAATTGCTGGCACAAT AGGTTACATGGCTCCTGAATATGCAATGCGAGGCTACTTAACTGATAAAGCAGATGTCTATAGCTTCGGAGTGGTGGCTTTGGAGATTGTTAGTGGAAAAAGTAACACAAACTACCGACCAAAAGAAGAATTTGTTTATCTTCTCGACTGG GCCTATGTTCTACAAGAGCAAGGAAACCTCCTCGAACTCGTTGATCCAAGTCTCGACTCACATTACCCGAAAGAAGAGGTGATGCGGATGATTAATATAGCTCTGTTATGCACAAATCCATCTCCAACTCTTAGGCCGTCAATGTCTTCGGTGGTTAGTATGCTTGAAGGCAAAATTGCAGTCCAAGCACCTATCATAAAGCGAGACGCAGTCGATCAAGAAGCGCGGTTCAAAGCGTTTGAAAGGCTTTCACACGATAGCATAACAAGCATTTCAACGTCATCACAAGGGATTCCAATGCAAAAAAGTATGTTGCTTGATGGACCATGGGCTGATTCCACCACTTCTACTCAAAACAAGGATGAAACTCAACATTATTCTTCAACCAGAAACCTCCTTTAG
- the LOC103501837 gene encoding probable LRR receptor-like serine/threonine-protein kinase At1g53440 isoform X2, which produces MLGNRLNGQIPPEIGEIATLEHLVLEDNLLEGNLPESLGRLSRLQRLLLSVNNFNGTIPISYGNLRNLTDFRIDGNDVSGRLPEFIGNWTKLVRLDIQGTSMETPIPRGISDLKNLTQLRITDLKGLPTSFPNLTQLTSLEELVLRNCLIRDQIPEYIGLFSSLKTLDLSFNELSGPIPVTFQNLDRVTQFLFLTNNSLSGQVPSWILNSERSIDLSYNNFTGSPVSSCQQSDVNLVSSYSTTMNETVSWCLRKDLPCPRENRFHSLFINCGGQRMEVDGNEYEEDATPGGKSNFLSFSDRWGYSSTGVFLGDENANYRAISTNSSIPNIYQTARLAPLSLKYYGLCLRRGSYNVKLHFTEIMYTSDQTFSSLGERIFDISIQGKLVQKDFNIMEKAGGVGKTFILEESNILVNGSTLEIHLYWAGKGTTAIPDRGVYGPLISGITVTPNFDVEPGTISAGAIAGIVVGSFVFVVLVLAVLRWKGYLGGKETEDSELKALDLQTGYFSLRQIKTATNNFDQTYKIGEGGFGPVYKGVLSDGTPIAVKQLSAKSRQGNREFVTEIGMISALQHPNLVKLYGCCIEGNQLLLVYEYLENNSLARALFGAEEHRLHLDWPTRMKICLGIAKGLAYLHEESVLKIVHRDIKATNVLLDKNLNAKISDFGLARLDEEENTHISTRIAGTIGYMAPEYAMRGYLTDKADVYSFGVVALEIVSGKSNTNYRPKEEFVYLLDWAYVLQEQGNLLELVDPSLDSHYPKEEVMRMINIALLCTNPSPTLRPSMSSVVSMLEGKIAVQAPIIKRDAVDQEARFKAFERLSHDSITSISTSSQGIPMQKSMLLDGPWADSTTSTQNKDETQHYSSTRNLL; this is translated from the exons ATGTTGGGAAATCGTCTCAATGGCCAAATTCCTCCAGAAATTGGTGAAATTGCTACACTTGAGCATTT GGTTTTGGAAGACAATCTCCTTGAAGGGAATCTTCCTGAGAGTCTCGGGCGACTGAGCCGCTTGCAAAGATT ACTTCTTTCTGTAAACAATTTCAATGGAACAATTCCAATATCTTATGGAAACTTGAGGAACTTGACTGATTT TCGGATAGATGGAAATGATGTATCAGGAAGGCTTCCTGAATTTATTGGCAATTGGACTAAACTTGTGAGACT GGATATACAAGGAACTTCAATGGAGACCCCTATTCCTAGAGGCATATCTGACTTGAAAAACTTAACCCAATT GAGGATAACTGATTTGAAGGGACTCCCAACAAGTTTTCCCAATTTGACTCAATTGACATCTTTAGAAGAACT GGTTCTAAGAAATTGCTTAATCCGGGATCAGATTCCTGAATACATTGGACTGTTTAGTAGTTTAAAAACTTT AGATCTAAGCTTCAATGAGTTGAGTGGTCCAATTCCAGTTACATTTCAGAATCTAGACAGAGTTACTCAGTTCTT GTTTTTGACCAACAACTCATTAAGTGGCCAAGTACCAAGCTGGATCTTGAATAGTGAAAGGAGCAT AGATTTATCTTACAACAATTTTACAGGGTCCCCTGTTTCAAGTTGTCAACAGTCTGATGT GAACTTGGTTTCAAGTTATTCAACTACAATGAATGAAAC TGTTTCTTGGTGCTTGAGGAAGGATCTCCCTTGCCCAAGAGAAAATCGAT TTCATTCCTTGTTCATAAATTGTGGAGGACAAAGGATGGAGGTTGATGGTAATGAATATGAAGAGGATGCAACTCCAGGTGGAAAATCcaatttcctttctttctctgATAGATGGGGTTATAGCAGTACTGGTGTTTTCTTGGGAGATGAGAATGCTAATTACAGAGCAATAAGTACCAACTCATCAATCCCGAACATCTACCAAACCGCTCGACTCGCACCTCTTTCGCTGAAGTACTATGGACTTTGCTTAAGAAGAGGAAGCTACAATGTGAAGCTTCACTTTACTGAAATAATGTATACATCTGATCAAACATTCAGCAGCTTGGGAGAGCGCATATTTGATATCTCTATTCAA GGAAAATTGGTTCAAAAAGATTTTAACATAATGGAGAAAGCTGGTGGTGTTGGGAAAACCTTTATTCTAGAAGAGTCTAATATTTTGGTAAATGGAAGTACTCTTGAGATTCATTTATATTGGGCTGGGAAAGGAACTACTGCTATTCCAGACAGAGGGGTGTATGGGCCTTTGATATCTGGCATTACAGTCACACCAA ACTTTGATGTGGAGCCTGGAACGATATCAGCTGGAGCTATTGCTGGGATTGTTGTTGGTAGTTTTGTGTTTGTTGTGTTGGTATTGGCTGTTCTTAGATGGAAAGGTTATTTGGGTGGAAAGGAGACTGAAGACAGTG AGTTGAAGGCCCTAGATTTACAGACAGGTTATTTCAGTTTGAGACAAATCAAAACAGCCACCAACAACTTCGACCAGACATATAAGATAGGCGAGGGAGGTTTTGGTCCTGTCTACAAG GGTGTACTTTCGGATGGTACTCCGATTGCAGTAAAGCAACTATCCGCTAAATCAAGACAGGGAAACCGTGAATTCGTCACTGAGATTGGCATGATATCTGCATTACAACATCCAAATCTTGTTAAGCTTTATGGTTGTTGTATAGAAGGAAACCAGTTATTGCTTGTTTATGAGTATCTAGAGAATAATAGTCTTGCTCGTGCACTTTTCG GCGCCGAGGAGCACCGACTGCACTTGGATTGGCCGACACGGATGAAGATATGCTTGGGAATTGCTAAGGGATTGGCTTACCTTCATGAAGAATCTGTCTTGAAAATTGTTCATAGAGATATTAAAGCTACCAATGTGTTACTTGATAAAAATTTGAATGCCAAGATTTCTGACTTTGGATTGGCTAGGCTTGATGAAGAGGAGAACACTCATATCAGCACAAGAATTGCTGGCACAAT AGGTTACATGGCTCCTGAATATGCAATGCGAGGCTACTTAACTGATAAAGCAGATGTCTATAGCTTCGGAGTGGTGGCTTTGGAGATTGTTAGTGGAAAAAGTAACACAAACTACCGACCAAAAGAAGAATTTGTTTATCTTCTCGACTGG GCCTATGTTCTACAAGAGCAAGGAAACCTCCTCGAACTCGTTGATCCAAGTCTCGACTCACATTACCCGAAAGAAGAGGTGATGCGGATGATTAATATAGCTCTGTTATGCACAAATCCATCTCCAACTCTTAGGCCGTCAATGTCTTCGGTGGTTAGTATGCTTGAAGGCAAAATTGCAGTCCAAGCACCTATCATAAAGCGAGACGCAGTCGATCAAGAAGCGCGGTTCAAAGCGTTTGAAAGGCTTTCACACGATAGCATAACAAGCATTTCAACGTCATCACAAGGGATTCCAATGCAAAAAAGTATGTTGCTTGATGGACCATGGGCTGATTCCACCACTTCTACTCAAAACAAGGATGAAACTCAACATTATTCTTCAACCAGAAACCTCCTTTAG